Proteins from a genomic interval of Phalacrocorax aristotelis chromosome 3, bGulAri2.1, whole genome shotgun sequence:
- the CYP39A1 gene encoding 24-hydroxycholesterol 7-alpha-hydroxylase isoform X6, which produces MKEGYQPPCEGLEQEQTLPQLCSGSFRRQIAEGHVSPAPAPGTAAARVPPAELRGPCAVTQETPAQQAPGKCSLSPTLPSARKPKVQHGPVFTIFALGKRFTFVTEEEGTEAFFKSKDLNFEQAVQQAVENAVSVPAEAFYQNHGNLYSMMKGKMGPSNLHMFTGTLCKELHEHMAHLGTEGTGNLNDLVRHVMYPAVVNTLFGKGIFPTSQSEIKEFEEHFQKYDEDFEYASQMPEFFLRNWSKSKKWLLKLFEKVVSDAERTNPSEATSKTLLQHLLDNLQGKHLAPNYGLLMLWASQANALPIAFWTLVFILSYPSIYKKIMEDLASVFGKAGKEKIEVSEEDLKKLPFIKWCTLEAIRLRSPGAITKKVVNPIRIQVFLMQKRATARSSFKTCNMPTMASPPSLVLC; this is translated from the exons ATGAAAGAAGGCTACCAGCCACCCTGCGAGGGTCTGGAGCAAGAGCAGACCCTACCGCAGCTCTGCTCAGGGTCGTTTAGGAGACAAATTGCTGAAGGTCATGTTTCTCCAGCGCCAGCACCAGGAACGGCAGCAGCCCGAGTGCCTCCTGCAGAGCTGCGAGGTCCTTGTGCAGTGACACAAGAGACCCCTGCGCAACAGGCTCCTGGGAAATGTAGTCTGTCACCAACGCTACCCTCTGCCAGGAAACCGAAAGTGCAG CACGGGCCTGTATTCACAATATTCGCTCTGGGAAAACGGTTTACTTTTGTGACTGAGGAAGAAGgaactgaagcattttttaaatctaaagaCTTAAATTTTGAACAGGCGGTACAACAAGCTGTCGAGAATGCAG TTTCCGTCCCTGCAGAAGCATTTTATCAGAACCATGGTAACCTCTACAGCATGATGAAGGGAAAAATGGGTCCTTCTAATCTGCACATGTTCACGGGCACTTTGTGTAAGGAACTACATGAGCACATGGCACACCTGGGCACGGAGGGCACAGGCAACCTCAATGACCTGGTAAG GCATGTCATGTATCCAGCAGTGGTGAACACTTTGTTTGGGAAAGGCATCTTCCCGACAAGTCAGAGTGAAATCAAGGAGTTTgaagaacattttcagaagtacGATGAGGACTTTGAATACGCTTCTCAGATGCCCGAGTTCTTCCTGAG gaaCTGGTCTAAATCCAAAAAATGGCTTCTAAAATTATTTGAGAAAGTAGTGTCAGATGCTGAAAGGACCAACCCTTCAGAGGCCACATCCAAG ACACTACTGCAACATCTCCTGGATAACTTGCAAGGAAAACATCTAGCTCCCAATTATGGTCTTCTGATGCTCTGGGCTTCCCAAGCAAATGCTCTCCCT ATTGCATTCTGGACCCTTGTTTTCATACTGTCTTATCCTTCCATTTACAAGAAAATCATGGAAGACCTGGCTTCTGTTTTTGGTAAAGCAG GTAAAGAAAAGATAGAAGTCTCTGAAGAGGATCTTAAGAAGCTCCCTTTTATTAAATGGTGCACTTTGGAAGCCATACGGCTGAGATCTCCGGGTGCAATCACTAAGAAAGTAGTAAACCCAATAAGAATTCAG GTCTTTCTTATGCAAAAAAGGGCAACAGCAAGAAGCAGCTTCAAAACATGCAATATGCCCACCATGGCTTCACCACCTTCACTTGTCCTCTGTTAG
- the CYP39A1 gene encoding 24-hydroxycholesterol 7-alpha-hydroxylase isoform X7 produces MKEGYQPPCEGLEQEQTLPQLCSGSFRRQIAEGHVSPAPAPGTAAARVPPAELRGPCAVTQETPAQQAPGKCSLSPTLPSARKPKVQHGPVFTIFALGKRFTFVTEEEGTEAFFKSKDLNFEQAVQQAVENAVSVPAEAFYQNHGNLYSMMKGKMGPSNLHMFTGTLCKELHEHMAHLGTEGTGNLNDLVRHVMYPAVVNTLFGKGIFPTSQSEIKEFEEHFQKYDEDFEYASQMPEFFLRNWSKSKKWLLKLFEKVVSDAERTNPSEATSKTLLQHLLDNLQGKHLAPNYGLLMLWASQANALPIAFWTLVFILSYPSIYKKIMEDLASVFGKAGKEKIEVSEEDLKKLPFIKWCTLEAIRLRSPGAITKKVVNPIRIQCSLEGKCQCSRV; encoded by the exons ATGAAAGAAGGCTACCAGCCACCCTGCGAGGGTCTGGAGCAAGAGCAGACCCTACCGCAGCTCTGCTCAGGGTCGTTTAGGAGACAAATTGCTGAAGGTCATGTTTCTCCAGCGCCAGCACCAGGAACGGCAGCAGCCCGAGTGCCTCCTGCAGAGCTGCGAGGTCCTTGTGCAGTGACACAAGAGACCCCTGCGCAACAGGCTCCTGGGAAATGTAGTCTGTCACCAACGCTACCCTCTGCCAGGAAACCGAAAGTGCAG CACGGGCCTGTATTCACAATATTCGCTCTGGGAAAACGGTTTACTTTTGTGACTGAGGAAGAAGgaactgaagcattttttaaatctaaagaCTTAAATTTTGAACAGGCGGTACAACAAGCTGTCGAGAATGCAG TTTCCGTCCCTGCAGAAGCATTTTATCAGAACCATGGTAACCTCTACAGCATGATGAAGGGAAAAATGGGTCCTTCTAATCTGCACATGTTCACGGGCACTTTGTGTAAGGAACTACATGAGCACATGGCACACCTGGGCACGGAGGGCACAGGCAACCTCAATGACCTGGTAAG GCATGTCATGTATCCAGCAGTGGTGAACACTTTGTTTGGGAAAGGCATCTTCCCGACAAGTCAGAGTGAAATCAAGGAGTTTgaagaacattttcagaagtacGATGAGGACTTTGAATACGCTTCTCAGATGCCCGAGTTCTTCCTGAG gaaCTGGTCTAAATCCAAAAAATGGCTTCTAAAATTATTTGAGAAAGTAGTGTCAGATGCTGAAAGGACCAACCCTTCAGAGGCCACATCCAAG ACACTACTGCAACATCTCCTGGATAACTTGCAAGGAAAACATCTAGCTCCCAATTATGGTCTTCTGATGCTCTGGGCTTCCCAAGCAAATGCTCTCCCT ATTGCATTCTGGACCCTTGTTTTCATACTGTCTTATCCTTCCATTTACAAGAAAATCATGGAAGACCTGGCTTCTGTTTTTGGTAAAGCAG GTAAAGAAAAGATAGAAGTCTCTGAAGAGGATCTTAAGAAGCTCCCTTTTATTAAATGGTGCACTTTGGAAGCCATACGGCTGAGATCTCCGGGTGCAATCACTAAGAAAGTAGTAAACCCAATAAGAATTCAG TGCTCTTTAGAGGGGAAGTGCCAATGTTCGAGAGTCTAA